GGCGATTGCTACATGATAGCGGCTGGCGTGCCCGAACCGCGCCCCGACCATGCGATGGTGGTGGCCGACCTGGCACTTGAGGCAATGGTGCATTTCCGGCAGCATACGTTTTCCGGCCACCAGTTGGACTTGCGGATTGGTATAAGTTCAGGGCCGGTGGTGGCAGGCGTTATCGGCAGGAAAAAGTTCATGTATGATCTTTGGGGCGATGCGGTAAACCTCGCCAGCCGCATGGAATCATCTGGCGAGGCCGGGCAAATTCGGGTGTCGGGAAGCACGTGTAGGCTAATCTGCAAACGCTTCCGCTGCCAAAGCCTGGGGGAGCAGTTGATTAAAGGCAAGGGGAGCCTTGAGGTGTATCAGTTGCTGGGAAAATTGTGATGGGAAGAAATGTGTGGAAGGACAGTATTTCCTGAAAGAACAATGTTCGTGACGTGATTCCACAGATTGTTCCCGCCCCTGGAATGACAGAATGGAACCGGTCAAGGCGCTCTTCCCCGAATTCGCGCCTCTTTTACTGGATTTCAATTTAGGGAAATTTGTCAGTAAGCAGATCTATAAAAATATTCTGCTGCACGCTGCCAGTCCAATATGCTGGTAATTTTCAGCTTGCTGATGATATGCCTCCGGTGCGTATCCACCGTGTGTTTGGAGATGAAGAGCTCAACCGCGATTTCACTGCTTTTCCGGCCTGTGGCCACCATGCTCAGAATTTCCTTTTCCCGAAAGGTCAGGGTTTGGAGCTTCCTTAAGAGCTCCTCAGGAATTTGGCTGAATTCCGGGTTTTTCTCAGGGTGAGCCGGCTGCACAGACTTGAGGTTGATGTTCACTTTCAACAGACTCGGGGACACGCCTGTATCTTCAAAGCTTTTAAATTTCATAGGAGATTAAGGTTGATTGGCACGGAAAGATATAAAATCCTATTTAAAAAAGTGAAGGTGATAGAGATATGAGAGGGCTTAGGTACAAGTGCTCTCAAATGCCGCTATTTCTTGGGAGGCGTAATTTGTCTGGCTTCGGTCTGGTCAGAAGGACTTGCATCCGAACCGGGCTCGGACCCCTCCTTTTATTTCTTTAAAAAACCGGATAACAATAATTTATAAAGCAATTACTTTTTTACTTCCTTAAAACCATGCACCATAAATAAAAATAACTCAACCTTTTTACATCTCAGGAAGCATACTCCTAAGCCTTTTTATAAAGTCGAACTTGTGATTAGGATTTCTTGGTTGCTAAGGTTTATTTTTGAAAAATACCTTTGACCAGTCTTTTGGGAGTATGTAATGAAACAAAATTCAGGACTTTACAAACAGGATCCCAGCATCATTAATATATGTTCCCGGTATAAAATCAAGAGACTTTGTGAAATTCATAGAAATAAGGAGAGGCTTCATAAAATCATGATTTGAAATACAACTACTCCGGTTAAAATTAATCCCTGTCCGCTTTGCACAATCCTTCACGAACTTTGCGGTTCACACAAATCCCGCTGCACGATGCATATATCTATTCTCACTATTTTCCCCGGTATGTTTGATGGCTTCCTAGGCCAGTCCATTCTGAAGCGTGCGCAGGAAAAGGGATTGCTGGAAATAACCGTACATGATCTGCGGAAGTATTCAAAGAACAAACATAAAAATGTAGACGACTACGCCTACGGTGGCGGGGCCGGAATGGTCATGATGATCCAGCCGATAGTGGATTGCATTGAGGCCTTGCAGCAAAGTCGCAGTTTCGATGAGATCATTTTCCTGACACCTGACGGGGAACGGTTGACGCAAGCCCTGGCAAACGATCTGAGCCTGAAAAAGAACCTGCTGATGATCTGTGGCCGTTACAAGGGCATTGATCAGCGGGTGCGTGATCATTTCGTGACGCGGGAGATCTCCATTGGAGATTATGTGCTCTCCGGTGGTGAACTGCCGGCTGCCGTAGTTACTGATAGCATCGCGCGGCTCATCCCCGGTGTGCTCTCTGATGAAAGTGCTGCCTTGCTGGATTCGTTTCAGGGCGACCTGCTGGATGCACCGGTGTATACCCGCCCGCCCGACTATCGAGGACTGAAAGTGCCGGAAGTGCTGCTGAGCGGCCACCAGGCCCGGATTGATGCATGGCGGGATGAGCAGGCACTGAAGAAAACACAGAGCAGAAGGCCCGATCTGCTGAACGATAGCGGGGAGAAATAATTCCGCCTTTTTGCGGTGTACGGTTTCCAGTGGAATATCGCTACATTTGCACCTCATTTTTGAAACCCATTCATTCAAAATAAGTAGCAATGGACGCTATTATCAAAGAGTTACAGGCAGAAAACCTCAGGTCAGATCTTCCGGAATTCAGCGCAGGTGATACCATCACCCTCTTTTACAAAATCCGCGAAGCCGGCAAAGAGCGGGTGCAGCCTTTTCAGGGCGTGGTCCTTCAGCGCAGTGGAAGTGGTGCTACGGAAACATTTACCATCCGTAAAATGAGCAGCGGTATTGGCGTGGAGCGCATCATACCTGTAAACTCACCAAGCATAGACCACATCGTGGTGAACAAAAGAGGGAAAGTCAGGAGAGCGCGCATTTTTTATCTCCGGGGCCTCAGTGGCAAGAAAGCCCGCATCAAAGAAAGAAGATATTAATCTTAATTCTTGTCTTTTAAGAACAAAGCCATTTCCAGTACCGGGAATGGCTTTTTGTTGTTCGGAGCATTTATTATTGGGGCATGGCTCTGCTGTTATTCAACCGGCCATTTTTCTCAAAACCCTGAAACTTTCAGGACCTTCATTCATGAGCAGATCCAGTATGCTAAGCCCGGGAACAAAACCATAGCGCTGGCTGAACACCTGAAGATAGGCAACTTCCCTCAGGGGCATATTCTGTTCTGCCAAATATTGGGGCGACCCTTGCCTGAAATCCAGTGCCTTTGACAATATTTCTCCGCTCAGCCCGGAATTGCGCTGAAACGTTACAGGCATTCTCATCAGCCCGGCCAGTAATTCGATCAATTTAAAATTGAATTCAAAAAGGCCTGAATAACGTTCTTTGAAGAATGGTTCGATCAATGGTGCATAATGCTCAAAAAAAGGTGCTTTGCCATAAGCCGACCGGATGGAGACCCAATGCACTCTTTGCCAGTCTCTGCTGTTATTGATACGAACCTCTCCTGCGGTTTTTTTTGTTTTTCCCTTTTCGAGGGGAATGCTGAGCACCAGCGGCCCGTTTGCACCCAGGATGGTGGTTCGGCTGCGGGAAGTTTGTTTTTGGAAAGGCTCCCGGTCGTCAAGGATTACGGCTTCTGCACGGGCGGTAAAGGCAAAAAAAGCAAGTGGCGGCAGGTATTCTGCATCCATTAATAACAATGGCATTTTTTTCCGGTTATGAATTTTGACTTGCAATGAACGCTATAATTAATAAATTTGAGAAAAGGCTCTTCATGCGCTATCTCCTTCCCGTATTACTCCTGCTTTTACCGAATGGCATATCTGCTCAGAAACTGACTGCTTATGCAGACTTTGCGCAGTTTCAAGTGCCTGGCGGAAGTGCTTATGTAGAGATTTACCTCAAGATTCCGGCACCGCGCCTTCACTTCGTTGAGAAAAAGGATACGGGCTGGCAGGCCACGCTGGAAATAACCCTGATGGTTACGGAAGGAACCAAAGTGGTTTATGCCAACAAATACGATCTGCAAAGTCCGGGAGTGAACGAGTTTTTCCGGGATTTCAGCCTGGTGGATCTCAAAAGGGTGGCGCTGGAGCCGGGCATCTACGATTTGGTGGTTGAGGTGCGGGACAGAAATCATACTGATCCTGCATATATTATTAATAAAAATCTCGAAGTCCTCAATCCAGGAACTCCGCCCTCATTTTCTGATGTGGTGATCGCTGACACTATTTTACCATATCAGGCGAACCATACGCTTATGAAACATAACCTGCTGATCTTTCCTGTGGTGCGAGGAAGTTTTGGGCAGGACATAAAACAAGGTTTTTTCTATACAGAGGTTTATCCGGCACCTCCTGATTCAATTTACCTGCTTCGCTATTACCTGAAAAAAGGAGATGAAAGACTGGAGCATTATAGCGGCAAAATGGCCATTCGCGGCTCTCAGGTTATGATTGCCAACAGCGCCTTCCCGCTGGAAGGTTTGGAGCCGGGCCATTATCAGTTGATGCTGGAACTGCAAAATACCAAAGGCAATCTTTTACAGATTCAGCAAAAACCATTTTCAATTACGCAAACAGAAGCATTTAAATACCATAAACCTAACCTTGAAGAATTGAAAGTGCTTGGATACATTCTTATTCCCAGACGGGAAAAGGACAAGTATCAAAAAGCAAAGCAACTGATTGCCGGAAAAGATAGCGCTGAGTTGAAAAAATTGCTGATGGAAGAATGGACGCTTCAACTCAACCGCACACCACAATATGAGTGGAATGAATTTTTTGAGCGGCTGGAATACGTGAACGGCCGCTTCGGTACTTCGATGGAGGCCGGATACCTGACCGACCGTGGACGCGTCTATCTGCAATACGGGCCACCGCATTCCGTAGCCCTTTATCCTGATGAGCCTGCGGCCTATCCTTATGAGCTATGGCACTACTACCGGATGGAGCGCCAAAGCAACAAGCGATTTGTCTTTTACAATCCTACACAACTCCCGGATGAATTTGTGCTGCTGCACTCGGATGCGCAGGGAGAGCGGAATAATCCGCAGTGGCGGAAGATGATCTACAGCCGTACGAATAAAAATAATGACCTGGATGAGCGCGGAAGCAACACCAACTACGGCAGCTATCTCGATCGGTTCTGGAACGACTGACAGGAAATATTACTGGCGGGAATGCACGGCTATCCGGTTGCCTTCTGTATCCAGGAAAAGTCCCATGTAGCCGACATCCTCGCTGATCTGCGTTTTGGCCCGCAGCACCTTGCCTCCCGCTGCTCTTACCCGTTTCAGTTCATTGGCTACGTCACCTGAGAGGGCCGTAAAATAAATCAGCACACCCTGCTGCGAAGGAGAATAATGGTCTTTGTGATGAACCAGGCTGCCTGCTGCACCCATGCCGGTCTCTATAAATGGAAACCACGCCATATCCTGATCTCCGAATGAATGCCTTTCCAGTTCAATGTCGAATACCGTCTGGTAAAAATTAACCGCACGCTCCATATCCGTAACCGGTATTTCGAACCATCCTACTACATTTTTATCTGGTTTCATATTCTTAAATTTTTCTGGTGTTAAACCGTTGTCTCGTGATCATTTTTCCGGCCAGGAGCAGTTTCTCCTCTACCCCGATGATATACCGGTATTTATCAAAGCGCTGAATGGACGCCTTCACATCGGCCATCATCTTATCGCGGTTTTCTTCGTCCCGCCATTCCTCCGGCTCACTAATGAAATATGGCCAGTCGCGGCCCTGCATTCTGCGAAGCGCATAGCGAATATCTTCCACATTCACGTACCGAAGCTGGTCTGCCAGATCTATATGCTTTGCAGGATTGATGTCCGGGTTAAGAAAGAAGGTGATCGTGTTGGAATCCAGGGAAAGCGTTGGCTCCAAATCCTCCATCCGACCTCTGGTAGTCAGCATTTTCTGGTAGTTCATCACCATCCTGAAGAGCGCCAGCGTATCCTGCTCTGCGATCCGGTGCAGCGCGTCAGCCGGAGGACCGGGCGATACTGCCTTGTGCAGTTCCTCCATCGCGCTGAAAACTCCTTCGATATGTGGCCGTGACTCCGCCAATACCGTATCCAGCGTCAATATCCGCACCTGCACCTGCTTCTCACGGGCATTGCAACCTGGCAAGCCATAAGTTATGGCAGCCAGCAGAAATAAGCGAAAAAATACCTTCATCTGCTACATTTAATTTCGTGTAAAGTAAGCATTTGTAAACAACAACTCAATGATTCATTTGAAGCCGGGTATTACTTTTAAAGAATTAATTTCTTATAAATTAATGAATATTTTAAACTGGAAAAAGTAAATGATTTTAAAACTTATTACTTTAAATATTTACGCAATTTTTCATAGAAACAGGATATTCCTTAATTTTAATATTCAAACATTTTTACGCCTGCTGAAATTTTCATATTAATAAAATTCTCTTTTGGCGGCACAGGGCAGGAATACCGGGAATTATAGGCGCAGTAAGGATTATAGGCTTTATTAAAATCAATTATTATTTCTTCTCCTTCGGGAATTTCGAGATCAATATATCTCCCGCCTCCGTAGGTTTCCTCACCATTGGTTAAATCTGTAAATGGCAGAAAAAGGGAATTCCTGTATTTCTCCTGTTCCCGCAGCGCCACGTTTTGATAAATATTGATCTTGCATTCTTTACCCATTAAAGTAAATGAAGCTTCCGCAAATTTTACATATTCCGGTTCACGGTCAGTAGTGGTTTTCATTTTAAAGATTTTCTGCTTTTCTACACGGGCTATTTTTGCCACCACGCGATAGTTGAGATTTACAGGGTAAAAATCGAGCGATTCAAATTCCTGCTGCTGCTCTTCCTTCAATGGCGAAGTCTCAGGGTCTTCAAACTCCCCGTTCATCTTTTGCTGAAAGGCGAGCACATCAGCCAACTGTCCCGAAGTATCGGTTTGTCCAAATGCCGGGAACGCTATCACCAACAGCATTAATTTGAGATAATTTTTCATAATTAAATTATAAAAATTTTGCTTCCAAAAATACGGCCCCCTAAATCCCCCAATGGGGAATTTCTTCAAAAAGGCAAATGTGAAGATTTCACCGCAATAACGCAACTTTGAGCCATCTAATCTTATCATTGCCAGATGCCTTTTATCATTCGCCCTGCGCGGCCCGGAGACGAAGCTGATATTGCGGACATCTACCGTCCGGTGGTGGAAAACACTGCCATAAGTTTTGAGCTTGAGCCTCCGGATGCGGACGAGATGAGGCGCAGGATTGAATTGACGGAGGTGACTCATTTATGGCTCGTTTGCGAAAATGAGGGCAGAACGGTAGCGTATGCTTATGGCGGGACTCACCGCAGCAGGAAGGCTTATCAATGGTCCACGGAAGTTTCAGTTTATGTCGGACAAAATTTCCGGGGAAGAGGAATTGCACGGGCGCTCTACGATGTGTTGCTGAAGGGCCTTGAACTACAGGGATTCGTCACAGCCCTTGCCGGAATTACCATCCCGAATGCTGAGAGTGAGGCATTTCACCGGGCGATGGGTTTCCAGCCATTTGCCACATATAAGAACATCGGCTATAAAATGGGACAATGGCACAGCGTAATTTGGTTACGCAGGGAACTTCGCAGTGCTGATTCGGCTCCTCCCCCGCTGAAACACTATACCACTATCCTGAACCTGCCGGAATGGAAAACCGCCATAGAACACGCAGTGCAAAGAATCAATCATCCTTCTCAATCTCTATGATCGCGAAAACACCTGAACCTCCCTATTATGCCGTCATCTTTACGTCCGTCCGTTCGGAGGGCGACAATGGATATCAAAAAATGGCTGAGCGAATGGAAGCACTTGCCGCACAACAGGAGGGATTTCTGGGATTGGAGAATGCCCGAGCTGAATTGGGCATTACCGTCTCTTACTGGCGTGACCTTTCGTCTATTGAAAGGTGGAAGCGTAATGCTGAACATATAGTGGCACAGCAAAAAGGAAAGGCCAAATGGTATCGCAGTTATAAAGTACGCGTGGCCAAAGTGGAGCGTGAATATGAATCCTGAGCAGGCGCTTTCTGCACTTACCGATTCCTATCTTTCGCTAATCAGGTCCAGGTCGCGGTTTCTGTGCCGCTCAATAGCATTTAATTGCACCTGATCAAAATCATAGAGGTCATCTCTGAAATTTACCTTCCCGTCATCATCCACCCAGGTTGTCCAATAAAGGATGTGTACCGGATATTGCTTTTTTAGTGGAACTACCGTTTCATTTTCAGCAGCCATGAGTTCTTCTATTTCTTCCGTATCCTTGTCTGGAAGCAGGAAATCTGCAAGCTTTGCAGGTTCTTCAATCCTGATGCATCCGTGGCTGAAATCCCGTTCCGCACGACTAAATAGATGATCGGTAGGTGTATCATGCAGGTATATATCCATGTCATTTGGAAAGATAAATTTCACATGGCCGAGTGCATTCCAGGGTCCGGGTTTTTGCCTGATTCGAAATTTAAAACTATCCCTTTTCATTTTCTTCCAGTTTACCCAGATCGGATGCACCACGGATGCATCCTTTCCCCAGCCGCTTAGCAGTTCATAGTTGTGTTCAGCGAGGTAAGAGGAGTTTTCGATTTGCTTTGGTAAGATCTCCTCTGTGGCGATTGAATTGGGCACATTCCAGTAAGGCGCAAAAACGAGATATTCCATAGTATCGCTAAAAATCGGGGTCGAATTCATTTTCTTCCCTACGATTACCCTCATCTCCATTGCTTCATTTCCATTTTCTACAACGCGCATTTTGTATTCAGGAATGTTAACGAGGATGTAATGCGATCCAAAAGAATCCGGCAGCCAGCGCAATCGCTCTATGTTCAGCTTTATCTGGTTGGTGCGGTCTGTGGCCGGGATGTTCATCACGCGAACAGTGGCCTCGTCAAGTTTTCCGGATTCTTCCAGTCCGTGCCGTTTCTGAAAGTATTTGAGCGTTGATTCCAGGTCCCGGTCAAAGATCTGGGGGACTTCCTTCTCTTTTTCGCTACGATTAATTTCCGCATTCAGGCGCTTCCATGCGGCTGCCACCCTGACTGAAGTATCCCCCACAGCCAGTTCCGGACCCTGCGGCACAGTGTCCCAGCCCCCGGTCATGATGATCGCCCGGTAAAGTGACAGTGCGCCCTTCAACTTCCTGAACTGCCGGTATTGGGGCTTCAGGCTGTCCAGGGAGGCAGCAATATTCTGCTCTTCAATTCCTGCACGGAGGTTTGCTGCAAGATCGCATTCGCGCGGTGTACATTTCCAGATTCCGCCTAAGGTACCGGGATCAATCCTGCCGCGCACGGTATGGTGGGCATACAAAATATAGTTAGCGGTCAGCATCAGATCCAGATAAATGAGCTTCATATTCTTTTGAAATTCATCACTTTCAAATACATCATCCCTGAACATCTTAATGCGCCTGATGTCATAATCCTCCCGCTCCAGGCCCTCTTTCTCAGCATCTTCCAAAATGGCTATGAACTCTTCCGTTTGCGGTAATAATTCATCGTCCTCGTTCCATGCAAGTTCATATTCTCTTGCCCTGTAAAAAGATTTCATTGCATTAAATAAAACCGTATCCTCCAACTGATATGGGAAAAACCCGGAAAT
This genomic window from Bacteroidia bacterium contains:
- a CDS encoding helix-turn-helix transcriptional regulator; protein product: MKFKSFEDTGVSPSLLKVNINLKSVQPAHPEKNPEFSQIPEELLRKLQTLTFREKEILSMVATGRKSSEIAVELFISKHTVDTHRRHIISKLKITSILDWQRAAEYFYRSAY
- the trmD gene encoding tRNA (guanosine(37)-N1)-methyltransferase TrmD, which encodes MHISILTIFPGMFDGFLGQSILKRAQEKGLLEITVHDLRKYSKNKHKNVDDYAYGGGAGMVMMIQPIVDCIEALQQSRSFDEIIFLTPDGERLTQALANDLSLKKNLLMICGRYKGIDQRVRDHFVTREISIGDYVLSGGELPAAVVTDSIARLIPGVLSDESAALLDSFQGDLLDAPVYTRPPDYRGLKVPEVLLSGHQARIDAWRDEQALKKTQSRRPDLLNDSGEK
- a CDS encoding VOC family protein, encoding MKPDKNVVGWFEIPVTDMERAVNFYQTVFDIELERHSFGDQDMAWFPFIETGMGAAGSLVHHKDHYSPSQQGVLIYFTALSGDVANELKRVRAAGGKVLRAKTQISEDVGYMGLFLDTEGNRIAVHSRQ
- a CDS encoding WbqC family protein; translation: MPLLLMDAEYLPPLAFFAFTARAEAVILDDREPFQKQTSRSRTTILGANGPLVLSIPLEKGKTKKTAGEVRINNSRDWQRVHWVSIRSAYGKAPFFEHYAPLIEPFFKERYSGLFEFNFKLIELLAGLMRMPVTFQRNSGLSGEILSKALDFRQGSPQYLAEQNMPLREVAYLQVFSQRYGFVPGLSILDLLMNEGPESFRVLRKMAG
- a CDS encoding GWxTD domain-containing protein — its product is MNAIINKFEKRLFMRYLLPVLLLLLPNGISAQKLTAYADFAQFQVPGGSAYVEIYLKIPAPRLHFVEKKDTGWQATLEITLMVTEGTKVVYANKYDLQSPGVNEFFRDFSLVDLKRVALEPGIYDLVVEVRDRNHTDPAYIINKNLEVLNPGTPPSFSDVVIADTILPYQANHTLMKHNLLIFPVVRGSFGQDIKQGFFYTEVYPAPPDSIYLLRYYLKKGDERLEHYSGKMAIRGSQVMIANSAFPLEGLEPGHYQLMLELQNTKGNLLQIQQKPFSITQTEAFKYHKPNLEELKVLGYILIPRREKDKYQKAKQLIAGKDSAELKKLLMEEWTLQLNRTPQYEWNEFFERLEYVNGRFGTSMEAGYLTDRGRVYLQYGPPHSVALYPDEPAAYPYELWHYYRMERQSNKRFVFYNPTQLPDEFVLLHSDAQGERNNPQWRKMIYSRTNKNNDLDERGSNTNYGSYLDRFWND
- the rplS gene encoding 50S ribosomal protein L19; the encoded protein is MDAIIKELQAENLRSDLPEFSAGDTITLFYKIREAGKERVQPFQGVVLQRSGSGATETFTIRKMSSGIGVERIIPVNSPSIDHIVVNKRGKVRRARIFYLRGLSGKKARIKERRY
- a CDS encoding DUF1684 domain-containing protein encodes the protein MKNYLKLMLLVIAFPAFGQTDTSGQLADVLAFQQKMNGEFEDPETSPLKEEQQQEFESLDFYPVNLNYRVVAKIARVEKQKIFKMKTTTDREPEYVKFAEASFTLMGKECKINIYQNVALREQEKYRNSLFLPFTDLTNGEETYGGGRYIDLEIPEGEEIIIDFNKAYNPYCAYNSRYSCPVPPKENFINMKISAGVKMFEY
- a CDS encoding antibiotic biosynthesis monooxygenase, with product MIAKTPEPPYYAVIFTSVRSEGDNGYQKMAERMEALAAQQEGFLGLENARAELGITVSYWRDLSSIERWKRNAEHIVAQQKGKAKWYRSYKVRVAKVEREYES
- a CDS encoding N-acetyltransferase family protein, yielding MPFIIRPARPGDEADIADIYRPVVENTAISFELEPPDADEMRRRIELTEVTHLWLVCENEGRTVAYAYGGTHRSRKAYQWSTEVSVYVGQNFRGRGIARALYDVLLKGLELQGFVTALAGITIPNAESEAFHRAMGFQPFATYKNIGYKMGQWHSVIWLRRELRSADSAPPPLKHYTTILNLPEWKTAIEHAVQRINHPSQSL
- a CDS encoding L,D-transpeptidase family protein, with product MTRYLIIVLLAGATFMSCKRTDHPDNQYQGREIAEEDISAVIQTVIDSHDISGFFPYQLEDTVLFNAMKSFYRAREYELAWNEDDELLPQTEEFIAILEDAEKEGLEREDYDIRRIKMFRDDVFESDEFQKNMKLIYLDLMLTANYILYAHHTVRGRIDPGTLGGIWKCTPRECDLAANLRAGIEEQNIAASLDSLKPQYRQFRKLKGALSLYRAIIMTGGWDTVPQGPELAVGDTSVRVAAAWKRLNAEINRSEKEKEVPQIFDRDLESTLKYFQKRHGLEESGKLDEATVRVMNIPATDRTNQIKLNIERLRWLPDSFGSHYILVNIPEYKMRVVENGNEAMEMRVIVGKKMNSTPIFSDTMEYLVFAPYWNVPNSIATEEILPKQIENSSYLAEHNYELLSGWGKDASVVHPIWVNWKKMKRDSFKFRIRQKPGPWNALGHVKFIFPNDMDIYLHDTPTDHLFSRAERDFSHGCIRIEEPAKLADFLLPDKDTEEIEELMAAENETVVPLKKQYPVHILYWTTWVDDDGKVNFRDDLYDFDQVQLNAIERHRNRDLDLISER